Proteins found in one Zea mays cultivar B73 chromosome 1, Zm-B73-REFERENCE-NAM-5.0, whole genome shotgun sequence genomic segment:
- the LOC100282592 gene encoding uncharacterized protein LOC100282592 isoform 1 (isoform 1 is encoded by transcript variant 1) yields MSGIVFCSRHPEVKWAQRIDKVYITVQLPDAKDAKVNLDPDGVFTFSGSAGTNLYELKLDLNDKVNVEASKISVGVRSIFCIVEKAEAKWWKKLVRDDQRAPHFVKVDWDKWVDEDDDGADINMDGMDFSNFGGMGGMGGMGGMGDMAGMGGLGGMGGMGGLGGMGGMGMDDFEDESDDEEEVSKPQAADKAVEAEETESAETKIEAAQSS; encoded by the exons ATGAG TGGCATTGTCTTCTGTAGTCGGCACCCTGAGGTGAAGTGGGCTCAGAGGATCGACAAGGTTTACATCACTGTACAGTTACCTGACGCAAAGGATGCTAAGGTCAATTTGGATCCAGATGGTGTCTTCACATTCTCTGGCAGTGCTGGTACAAACTTGTATGAATTGAAACTAGATCTGAATGACAAAGTAAACGTTGAG GCTAGCAAAATAAGTGTGGGGGTCAGGTCCATATTCTGTATCGTAGAAAAAGCTGAagccaaatggtggaagaaacTCGTTCGAGATGATCAAAGGGCACCTCACTTTGTGAAAGTTGATTGGGACAAATGGgttgatgaagatgatgatg GTGCTGATATCAACATGGATGGGATGGACTTCTCG AATTTCGGTGGCATGGGTGGTATGGGCGGCATGGGTGGCATGGGTGATATGGCTGGTATGGGTGGTCTTGGTGGCATGGGTGGTATGGGTGGTCTTGGTGGCATGGGCGGTATGGGAATGGATGATTTCGAAGATgagagtgatgatgaag AAGAAGTGTCGAAACCTCAAGCTGCGGACAAGGCTGTTGAGGCTGAGGAGACGGAGTCAGCGGAAACCAAGATTGAGGCGGCTCAGAGCAGTTGA
- the LOC100282592 gene encoding uncharacterized protein LOC100282592 isoform 2 (isoform 2 is encoded by transcript variant 2) produces MSRHPEVKWAQRIDKVYITVQLPDAKDAKVNLDPDGVFTFSGSAGTNLYELKLDLNDKVNVEASKISVGVRSIFCIVEKAEAKWWKKLVRDDQRAPHFVKVDWDKWVDEDDDGADINMDGMDFSNFGGMGGMGGMGGMGDMAGMGGLGGMGGMGGLGGMGGMGMDDFEDESDDEEEVSKPQAADKAVEAEETESAETKIEAAQSS; encoded by the exons ATGAG TCGGCACCCTGAGGTGAAGTGGGCTCAGAGGATCGACAAGGTTTACATCACTGTACAGTTACCTGACGCAAAGGATGCTAAGGTCAATTTGGATCCAGATGGTGTCTTCACATTCTCTGGCAGTGCTGGTACAAACTTGTATGAATTGAAACTAGATCTGAATGACAAAGTAAACGTTGAG GCTAGCAAAATAAGTGTGGGGGTCAGGTCCATATTCTGTATCGTAGAAAAAGCTGAagccaaatggtggaagaaacTCGTTCGAGATGATCAAAGGGCACCTCACTTTGTGAAAGTTGATTGGGACAAATGGgttgatgaagatgatgatg GTGCTGATATCAACATGGATGGGATGGACTTCTCG AATTTCGGTGGCATGGGTGGTATGGGCGGCATGGGTGGCATGGGTGATATGGCTGGTATGGGTGGTCTTGGTGGCATGGGTGGTATGGGTGGTCTTGGTGGCATGGGCGGTATGGGAATGGATGATTTCGAAGATgagagtgatgatgaag AAGAAGTGTCGAAACCTCAAGCTGCGGACAAGGCTGTTGAGGCTGAGGAGACGGAGTCAGCGGAAACCAAGATTGAGGCGGCTCAGAGCAGTTGA
- the LOC103643340 gene encoding uncharacterized protein: MECEPEELQFLGVVVIYRFSAEILRGPHRPLFARIAAAFALPLSALFLLHVAISHAFFTHIDSDDTALDASSPGTDTQRHLLSRLASDWLALLLFKSAYLLALLLLSLLSVVSDKRDALTFPRVLSVVPRVWRRLTATFLAAFALLFAYHVVVVLVFIGLLVAADNGSALAGLLAFLVVVAYLLGLGDLGVVWHLANVVSVLEDHKGFAVMRKSKDLIRGKLVTAGAIFFTLNVVFAAVELGFRAWVVRGSGAASSRLLLGLIMLVVRCCVVMLALVTQTIVYLVCKSYHHESLDNANISDHLEVYLGDYVPLNASDVQMEQFQV; the protein is encoded by the coding sequence atGGAGTGCGAGCCGGAGGAACTGCAGTTCCTGGGCGTCGTCGTCATCTACCGCTTCTCCGCGGAGATCCTCCGAGGCCCGCACCGCCCGCTCTTCGCGCGCATCGCGGCCGCCTTCGCGCTGCCCCTCTCCGCGCTCTTCCTCCTGCACGTCGCCATCTCCCACGCGTTCTTCACCCACATCGACTCCGACGACACGGCCCTGGACGCATCCTCCCCGGGCACCGACACGCAGCGCCACTTGCTGTCCCGCCTCGCCTCCGACTGGCTCGCCCTGCTCCTCTTCAAGTCCGCCTACCTCCTCGCACTTCTCCTGCTCTCGCTCCTCTCCGTCGTCTCCGACAAGCGCGACGCGCTCACCTTCCCGCGCGTGCTCTCCGTCGTGCCCCGCGTCTGGCGGAGGCTCACCGCCACGTTCCTCGCCGCCTTCGCGCTCCTCTTCGCCTACCACGTCGTCGTCGTGCTCGTCTTCATCGGCCTCCTCGTCGCCGCGGACAACGGCTCCGCCCTCGCGGGCCTGCTTGCCTTCCTCGTCGTCGTCGCCTACTTGCTTGGCCTTGGAGACCTCGGCGTCGTCTGGCACCTCGCCAACGTCGTCTCCGTGCTCGAGGACCACAAGGGCTTCGCCGTCATGCGCAAGAGCAAGGACCTCATCAGGGGGAAGCTCGTCACCGCGGGGGCCATATTCTTCACGCTCAACGTTGTCTTCGCCGCCGTCGAGCTCGGCTTCCGCGCCTGGGTCGTCAGGGGATCCGGTGCCGCGTCGTCCAGGCTCTTGCTCGGCCTCATCATGCTCGTCGTGCGCTGTTGCGTCGTCATGCTCGCGCTCGTCACGCAGACCATAGTCTACCTCGTGTGCAAGAGCTACCACCACGAGAGCCTCGACAACGCCAACATCTCCGACCACCTCGAGGTCTACCTCGGCGACTACGTCCCGCTAAACGCGTCCGACGTGCAGATGGAGCAGTTCCAGGTCTGA